The Amblyomma americanum isolate KBUSLIRL-KWMA chromosome 6, ASM5285725v1, whole genome shotgun sequence genome has a window encoding:
- the LOC144093851 gene encoding lipid droplet-associated hydrolase-like isoform X2, translating into MTPGPWCWSFQAILAVSSSIPSSCARSTKVSRARLSSGVCHTPATLPRPSPCRSPTLKVVPRTGHRTDEDYMHKAGVNESVLYDHPTLYSCEGQVGHKLSFIKQYIPSEAPLILVGHSIGCHMVLEILKRAPDLNVQKAVLLFPAIESLDACPRVSIISPLVTYLRPLTVATLSALRLLPRVVQNLLIRLYIFLATACTTPHRSSLRGAVNYFRPECLMACFVFTRDIIQNVRERDNETIARHADKLTVYYGQNDHWSPVEYYDDMRRTFPEADVRLCERGFRHAFVLDRSADVGCMVREWIETLLS; encoded by the exons GCAATCCTGGCTGTATCGAGTTCTATACCGAGTTCATGCGCGAGATCTACGAAGGTCTCAAGGGCAAGGTTATCGTCTGGGGTGTGTCACACGCCGGCCACgttgccccgcccaagcccatgcAGATCCCCAACGTTGAAG GTTGTACCACGAACAGGACATCGGACAGACGAGGACTATATGCACAAAGCAGGCGTTAACGAGTCTGTGCTGTATG ACCACCCGACGCTGTACTCGTGCGAGGGCCAGGTCGGCCACAAGCTGTCCTTCATCAAGCAGTACATTCCAAGCGAGGCTCCGCTCATCCTGGTGGGCCACTCCATCGGGTGCCACATGGTGCTCGAGATCCTCAAGAGAGCACCTGACCTCAAC GTGCAGAAGGCTGTCCTGCTCTTCCCGGCCATCGAGAGCCTGGACGCCTGTCCGCGCGTCAGCATCATCAGCCCGCTGGTGACGTACCTGAGGCCGCTGACCGTGGCCACGCTGTCcgcgctgcggctgctgccgcgggTCGTTCAGAACCTGCTCATCCGTCTGTACATCTTCCTGGCCACCGCCTGCACCACGCCGCACAGGTCGTCGCTGCGGGGCGCCGTGAACTACTTCCGGCCCGAGTGCCTCATGGCCTGCTTCGTCTTCACGCGCGACATCATACAGAACGTGCGCGAGCGGGACAACGAGACCATCGCGCGCCACGCGGACAAGCTGACCGTGTACTACGGCCAGAACGACCACTGGAGCCCGGTCGAGTACTATGACGACATGCGCAGGACGTTTCCCGAGGCCGATGTGCGCCTCTGCGAGCGGGGCTTCCGGCATGCCTTCGTGCTCGACCGCAGCGCCGACGTCGGATGCATGGTGCGCGAGTGGATCGAGACGCTGCTCAGCTAG